The following coding sequences are from one Treponema bryantii window:
- a CDS encoding DUF4832 domain-containing protein, translating into MGFYSVVKAIVTKDNITIKSSYKNRLENHNPICTDGVYPEDNEVLNTARFDQLLIEFDISSFSTRNDGTESLNGEKVHLPVDEIKDVLNRVKAAGKTALIRFAYDPNFEGDGKTRDVEPEDFGLILTHVEDICEAVKDYAPVLTGIQCGMIGPWGEMNFTTYSKKMKKADFEKYDYDFELELDSIPDKNDEYIENGYLVLVMRKFTKELEANNCDVPLLVRQPRFIYDYIKRRNSDFDFDCENVPALYKPDSSDKEFYRLGLYNDGYLGSESDSGTFTIDRAQETAFMEAFTNHTPYGGELIGNYNLKSGNCNSMVEMFTNHLSVLNIGYKESVFRELNKFNYKNEPAFKYLIKHMGYRYVLTDVLLEYPENLSEMDINLTFINNGFANLPYHRKKVMTVLFEKDGEIVFEKKDPNLVFDGKDKSFVLNTSKLPEGSYAIYLKISDFDGNYPIQLANKDLWNSDLKATKIGEISK; encoded by the coding sequence ATGGGATTCTATAGTGTCGTAAAGGCAATTGTTACAAAAGATAATATTACAATAAAAAGTAGTTATAAAAATCGACTTGAGAATCATAATCCGATTTGTACTGATGGAGTTTACCCTGAAGATAATGAAGTTCTGAATACTGCAAGATTTGATCAGCTGCTTATAGAGTTTGATATAAGTTCTTTTTCAACAAGAAATGATGGAACTGAAAGTCTTAATGGAGAAAAGGTTCATCTGCCGGTAGATGAAATTAAAGATGTTTTAAATCGTGTAAAAGCTGCAGGAAAAACAGCTTTAATTCGTTTTGCATACGATCCAAATTTTGAAGGTGATGGAAAAACTCGTGATGTTGAGCCTGAAGATTTTGGTTTAATTCTCACTCATGTTGAAGATATCTGCGAAGCAGTTAAGGATTATGCGCCGGTGCTTACAGGTATTCAATGTGGAATGATTGGCCCTTGGGGTGAAATGAACTTTACTACTTATTCTAAAAAAATGAAAAAAGCTGATTTTGAAAAGTATGATTATGATTTCGAATTAGAGCTTGATTCAATACCTGATAAAAATGATGAATATATTGAAAACGGATATCTTGTTCTGGTTATGCGAAAGTTTACAAAGGAACTAGAAGCAAATAATTGTGATGTTCCATTGTTAGTTCGTCAGCCAAGATTTATTTATGATTATATCAAACGAAGAAATTCAGATTTTGATTTTGATTGTGAGAATGTTCCTGCATTATATAAACCAGATTCATCTGATAAAGAATTTTACAGACTGGGACTTTATAATGACGGTTATCTTGGTTCAGAGTCTGATTCTGGAACTTTTACCATAGATCGTGCTCAGGAAACTGCTTTTATGGAGGCCTTTACAAATCACACTCCTTATGGCGGTGAATTGATCGGAAACTATAACTTGAAATCAGGTAATTGTAATTCAATGGTTGAAATGTTTACAAATCATCTTTCAGTTTTGAATATAGGTTATAAAGAATCTGTTTTCCGTGAATTAAATAAGTTTAATTATAAAAATGAACCAGCCTTTAAATATCTGATTAAGCATATGGGCTATCGATATGTCCTAACAGATGTACTTTTAGAATATCCTGAAAATCTTTCTGAAATGGATATAAATCTTACTTTTATAAATAATGGTTTTGCAAATCTTCCTTATCACAGAAAAAAGGTGATGACTGTGCTTTTTGAAAAAGATGGCGAAATCGTTTTTGAAAAGAAAGATCCAAATCTTGTGTTTGATGGAAAAGATAAAAGTTTTGTTTTGAATACATCAAAACTACCGGAAGGTAGTTATGCAATATACCTCAAAATTTCTGATTTTGACGGAAACTATCCAATTCAACTTGCAAATAAAGATCTTTGGAATTCCGATCTGAAAGCAACAAAAATTGGAGAAATTTCAAAATAA
- a CDS encoding ABC transporter ATP-binding protein: MAQLICKDLTLGYGNKTVIENLSFEVNKGEYLCIVGDNGSGKTTLMKTILHLLKPQSGSITTGDGLLADEISYLPQQTEVQRDFPASVREIVLSGCQSRCGKRPFYNKAEKQLAVAAMEKLGITHLAKKCYRELSGGQQQRTLLARALCAAQKMLLLDEPVTGLDPAATEEMYTLIEQLNKTGITIIMISHDIEAALKHATHVLHIGSGGATFFGDVKEYDRHINSIL, from the coding sequence ATGGCACAACTAATTTGCAAAGACCTTACCCTCGGGTATGGCAACAAAACAGTTATTGAAAACCTCTCTTTTGAAGTAAACAAAGGTGAATACCTTTGCATTGTAGGAGATAATGGTTCTGGAAAAACCACACTGATGAAAACCATTCTCCACCTGCTTAAACCGCAGTCCGGTTCAATCACAACAGGAGACGGCCTCCTTGCAGATGAAATCAGTTACCTTCCGCAGCAGACAGAAGTCCAGAGAGACTTTCCTGCCAGTGTCCGCGAAATCGTACTTTCCGGCTGTCAGTCACGCTGCGGTAAACGCCCTTTCTATAATAAAGCAGAAAAACAGCTTGCCGTTGCAGCAATGGAAAAACTTGGTATAACTCATCTTGCTAAAAAATGCTACCGGGAACTTTCTGGTGGACAGCAGCAGAGAACCCTTCTCGCCCGTGCTCTTTGTGCCGCACAGAAAATGCTTCTTCTCGATGAACCTGTAACAGGCCTTGATCCTGCAGCTACAGAAGAAATGTATACCTTAATAGAACAACTCAATAAAACCGGAATCACAATCATAATGATTTCTCATGATATTGAAGCAGCCCTAAAACACGCAACACACGTACTGCACATAGGAAGTGGTGGCGCAACATTCTTTGGAGACGTAAAAGAATATGATAGACACATTAATTCAATACTTTAG
- a CDS encoding DUF4832 domain-containing protein → MLDKCKKIFFTDFFCILLLTGCDNLNLFKADVSNVKENEICYVKQSINYEDSNEIIYNPDMGFYSAVDLQVLYDGVDNLTSKCKEIKKTASKYSGSYSSGAKFDLLHLKFDLSAFSDNAIRAIDDNGKTTKGNTGDLTQEALDGIEQILKAVEDAGKTSIVRFCYDYKYQGQKKYADENNKVIIDNLVKATGNQKKDSNGYRLYTNSKGETVYADVEPNPEDFQTIINHINVIAPLLIKHMNSITAIECGMIGPYGEMHSTTLAKNKGSAEYGYIIEVMDAFLKALGNTKIPFLVRQPAFLKAYISSNENNDKFGLYNDGYLGSGSDLGTFKEDRKTEIEYLMPFTEKTPYGGELCYDDGSNEGLWRARFLNDTVDEMYKVHLSFLNIGWNHHVLKWADSINSYYNEDGVEINDKNLVDIGDGNEERFFQYLIKHMGYRYVLIDSKIGMDNEKKHLGFKLTFKNNGFANIPYHREKIMTVIFVKDDEKVSEQIVSNQIFDGKEKEFYVSISNLPQGEYQVFLKISDSNEDKSYPIELANTDIWDNTWNANEIGSIIK, encoded by the coding sequence ATGTTAGACAAGTGTAAGAAAATCTTTTTTACTGATTTTTTTTGTATTTTATTGTTAACTGGATGTGATAACTTAAATCTTTTTAAGGCTGATGTTTCTAATGTTAAAGAAAATGAAATATGTTATGTAAAGCAATCTATTAATTATGAGGACTCAAATGAAATAATTTACAATCCTGATATGGGGTTTTATAGCGCTGTAGATTTGCAGGTACTTTATGATGGAGTTGATAATCTAACTTCAAAATGTAAGGAAATAAAAAAAACAGCTTCTAAATATTCTGGTTCATATTCTTCTGGTGCAAAATTTGATTTACTTCATTTGAAGTTTGATTTAAGCGCCTTTTCTGATAATGCTATTCGTGCTATTGATGATAATGGAAAAACAACTAAGGGGAACACTGGAGATTTAACTCAGGAAGCGCTAGATGGAATTGAGCAGATTTTAAAGGCTGTAGAAGATGCTGGAAAAACCTCAATAGTTCGCTTTTGTTATGATTATAAATACCAGGGACAAAAAAAATATGCGGATGAAAATAATAAGGTAATTATTGATAATCTTGTAAAAGCTACTGGGAATCAGAAAAAGGATAGTAATGGATACAGATTATATACAAATTCTAAAGGAGAGACAGTATACGCAGATGTAGAGCCAAATCCAGAAGATTTCCAGACTATTATAAATCATATTAATGTAATAGCTCCACTTCTTATTAAACACATGAATTCAATTACAGCAATTGAATGTGGAATGATAGGCCCTTATGGAGAGATGCATTCTACAACATTGGCAAAAAATAAAGGTTCTGCAGAATATGGATATATTATTGAAGTTATGGATGCTTTCTTAAAAGCTTTAGGTAATACAAAAATTCCATTTTTAGTTCGTCAGCCTGCTTTCTTAAAAGCTTATATTAGTTCCAACGAGAATAATGATAAGTTCGGTTTGTATAATGATGGTTATCTTGGTTCTGGTTCGGACCTTGGAACTTTTAAGGAAGATAGAAAGACTGAAATTGAGTATTTGATGCCTTTTACAGAAAAAACTCCTTATGGTGGAGAGTTATGTTATGATGATGGTTCTAATGAAGGATTGTGGCGAGCACGTTTTCTAAATGATACAGTAGATGAAATGTATAAAGTTCATCTATCATTTTTGAATATTGGTTGGAATCATCATGTTCTTAAATGGGCTGATTCAATAAATTCTTACTACAACGAAGATGGAGTCGAAATTAATGATAAAAATCTTGTTGATATAGGAGACGGAAACGAAGAAAGATTTTTTCAGTATCTCATAAAGCATATGGGCTACCGATATGTTCTGATTGATTCTAAAATTGGTATGGATAATGAGAAGAAACATTTAGGATTTAAACTGACATTCAAGAATAATGGATTTGCAAATATTCCATATCACAGAGAAAAGATTATGACTGTGATTTTTGTAAAAGATGACGAAAAGGTTTCGGAACAGATTGTATCAAATCAGATTTTTGATGGAAAAGAAAAAGAGTTTTATGTTAGTATATCGAATTTACCACAAGGTGAATATCAAGTTTTCTTAAAAATATCTGATAGTAATGAAGACAAGAGTTATCCTATTGAATTAGCAAATACAGATATTTGGGATAATACCTGGAATGCTAATGAAATAGGATCAATTATAAAATAA
- a CDS encoding metal ABC transporter permease: MIDTLIQYFSFAFVRYAFIVGVLISLCSSLLGVTLVLKRFSFIGDGLSHVAFGGICIATVLGTFISIPNDMYIVLPVTIISAILLLRSGQNKKIQGDAAVAMISVASLAIGYLLMNIFSTSSNLTGDVCSTLFGSTSILTLTSGEVWLCAGLSIAVIIAYIIFYNKIFCVTFDENFATAVGTHAQAYNLVIAIIIAVIIVLAMNLVGSLLISALVIFPALSAMRVFKSFRSVTICSAIVSVVCSVAGLLISILAGTPVGSTIVAADLTAFLIFTIAGVFIK, translated from the coding sequence ATGATAGACACATTAATTCAATACTTTAGTTTTGCCTTTGTCCGCTATGCTTTTATTGTTGGCGTGTTGATTTCACTCTGTTCTTCACTGCTTGGAGTTACCCTTGTTCTCAAACGCTTTTCATTTATTGGAGACGGACTTTCACATGTAGCCTTTGGCGGAATCTGTATTGCAACAGTTCTTGGAACCTTCATCAGCATTCCTAATGACATGTACATAGTTCTGCCGGTAACCATCATAAGTGCAATTTTATTACTTCGTTCAGGCCAGAACAAAAAGATTCAGGGAGATGCAGCAGTTGCAATGATTTCTGTAGCTTCCCTTGCAATCGGTTATCTTTTAATGAATATTTTTTCTACTTCATCAAATCTTACTGGAGATGTCTGCAGTACCCTCTTTGGCTCGACTTCAATCCTTACCCTCACCTCCGGCGAAGTATGGCTTTGTGCAGGTCTTTCAATTGCAGTAATCATAGCTTACATAATCTTCTATAATAAGATCTTCTGCGTAACCTTTGATGAAAACTTTGCAACCGCAGTTGGTACACATGCGCAGGCTTATAATCTTGTAATCGCAATCATCATAGCAGTAATCATCGTACTTGCAATGAACCTCGTAGGCTCGCTTTTAATTTCTGCCCTCGTAATCTTCCCAGCCCTTTCTGCAATGCGTGTATTCAAAAGTTTCCGTTCTGTAACTATTTGCTCAGCCATTGTTTCTGTAGTATGTTCTGTGGCAGGTCTTTTGATTTCAATACTCGCCGGCACTCCGGTAGGAAGCACAATCGTAGCAGCAGACCTTACCGCATTTCTCATATTTACAATTGCAGGAGTTTTTATAAAATAG